One stretch of Pseudomonas fragi DNA includes these proteins:
- the mdtD gene encoding multidrug transporter subunit MdtD, giving the protein MPVRPVLSPETLRWLPWVVAIAFFMQSLDGTILNTALPDMALDLKENPLRMQGVIVAYMLTVALLIPASGWIADRFGTKKIFFSAILLFSFGSLLCALSGTLNELIGARIIQGLGGALMLPIGRLVVLKAYPRSELVRIMGFITIPGLLGPLIGPTMGGWMVQYLSWHWIFLINLPVGILGCWAVWHFIPDLRGSERTRFDGLGFVLFGAAMVFITIAMEGLGELHMPHLRVMLLLFAGMACLAAYWLRAGNISNPLFSPVLFKTKTFAVGILGNLFARLGSGALPFLVPLLLQVALGYSPSQAGMSMLPLAAAAMLAKWVARPLIERVGYRTVLTANTFALGLMLASMGLVTEHTPYPLLLSMLAVLGAINSLQFTAMNTVTLIDLDDASASSGNSLLSVVAQLSLSLGVACAGALLGGFTGDGGSDGVDTVLGAFQLTFLTVGIMAMLAAAIFLQLSPQDGRKPKANSEHELEH; this is encoded by the coding sequence ATGCCCGTACGCCCGGTTCTAAGCCCTGAAACCCTGCGCTGGTTGCCGTGGGTGGTGGCCATCGCGTTTTTCATGCAGTCGCTCGATGGCACCATCCTCAACACTGCCCTGCCCGACATGGCCCTCGACCTGAAGGAAAACCCGCTGCGCATGCAGGGCGTGATCGTTGCCTACATGCTCACCGTGGCCCTGCTGATCCCCGCCTCGGGCTGGATCGCCGACCGCTTCGGCACCAAGAAAATTTTCTTCAGCGCCATCCTGCTGTTCAGCTTTGGCTCGTTGCTCTGTGCCCTCTCCGGCACCCTCAACGAGCTGATCGGCGCACGGATCATCCAGGGCCTGGGGGGCGCCCTGATGCTGCCCATCGGCCGGCTGGTGGTGCTCAAGGCCTACCCGCGCTCGGAGCTGGTGCGGATCATGGGCTTTATCACCATCCCCGGCCTGCTCGGCCCGCTGATCGGCCCCACGATGGGCGGCTGGATGGTGCAGTACCTGAGCTGGCATTGGATCTTCCTGATCAACCTGCCGGTGGGCATCCTCGGCTGCTGGGCGGTATGGCACTTCATTCCGGATTTGCGCGGCAGCGAACGTACCCGTTTCGACGGCCTGGGTTTTGTGCTGTTTGGCGCGGCGATGGTGTTTATCACCATTGCCATGGAAGGCCTGGGCGAGCTGCATATGCCCCACCTGCGGGTGATGCTGCTGCTGTTTGCGGGCATGGCGTGCCTGGCAGCGTACTGGCTGCGCGCGGGCAATATCAGCAACCCGCTGTTCTCCCCGGTGCTGTTTAAAACCAAGACCTTCGCGGTGGGCATCCTCGGTAACCTGTTCGCCCGCCTGGGCAGCGGCGCCCTGCCGTTTCTGGTGCCGCTGCTGTTGCAGGTCGCGCTGGGCTATTCCCCGTCGCAGGCCGGGATGAGCATGCTGCCACTGGCCGCGGCTGCGATGCTGGCCAAATGGGTGGCAAGGCCGCTGATCGAACGCGTGGGCTATCGCACGGTGCTGACGGCCAACACCTTCGCCCTGGGCCTGATGCTGGCCAGCATGGGCCTGGTGACCGAACACACGCCTTACCCGCTGTTGCTGTCTATGTTGGCCGTGCTGGGGGCGATCAACTCGTTGCAGTTCACCGCCATGAATACCGTGACCCTGATCGACCTCGACGACGCCAGCGCCAGCAGCGGCAACAGCTTGCTGTCGGTGGTGGCGCAGCTGTCCTTGAGCCTGGGCGTGGCCTGCGCCGGGGCATTGCTCGGCGGTTTTACCGGGGATGGTGGCAGCGATGGCGTAGACACCGTACTGGGCGCGTTCCAGCTGACCTTCCTCACAGTGGGGATCATGGCCATGCTGGCAGCGGCGATTTTCCTGCAATTGTCACCCCAGGACGGGCGTAAACCCAAGGCCAACTCGGAGCATGAGCTGGAACATTAA